A DNA window from Vigna angularis cultivar LongXiaoDou No.4 chromosome 1, ASM1680809v1, whole genome shotgun sequence contains the following coding sequences:
- the LOC108347928 gene encoding endo-1,3;1,4-beta-D-glucanase isoform X1 codes for MTDAELRKSEAHNSCIPILGLGMFSVFELAFEDFAALCRNTSPLVGTVQPKGKGIEIAKPIIEALKRKGASAVGFAGFCWGARTVTNLGKTKLVQTSVLLHPSFITVDDIRGVEVPIAILGVEHDSIAPPKLLNQFKQVLDAKSKMAIKLQKQLGILIASCDISDGKLVTEEEKTISTSIS; via the exons ATGACTGATGCAGAACTGAGAAAATCAGAAGCACATAACTCATGTATCCCCATATTAGGGCTGGGCATG TTTTCAGTTTTTGAGCTCGCCTTCGAAGACTTTGCCGCACTCTGCCGTAACACTTCTCCTTTAGTTGGAACTGTGCAACCCAAAG GAAAAGGTATTGAAATTGCAAAACCTATTATTGAAGCCTTGAAAAGGAAAGGTGCTTCTGCTGTGGGATTTGCTGGTTTCTGTTGGGGTG CTAGAACTGTGACTAACCTTGGAAAAACCAAACTTGTTCAAACTTCTGTGCTTTTACATCCATCATTTATCACTGTGGATGACATCCGTG GTGTTGAAGTTCCAATTGCTATACTTGGAGTTGAGCATGACTCAATCGCTCCTCCAAAGCtcttaaatcaatttaaacaagtCTTAGATGCTAAATCTAAG atGGCAATTAAATTGCAGAAGCAGCTGGGAATTCTAATTGCATCCTGTGATATTTCGGATGGAAAACTTGTCACTGAAGAAGAGAAAACAATAAGCACTTCTATAAGTTAA
- the LOC128196438 gene encoding uncharacterized protein LOC128196438, whose protein sequence is MQSMTQGNMGAAETPTPPRVSTRGSCSAVEPTQYSGQYELLVDGDPPRIVAVGRVLEEGQTIHGVAILPQHVRVTIDEVQDHQAQVPVPTPEINFVGEAIGSFIAWPRALIMSHIATPQFTRPQKQPIHDTVIHEDDDMAEAEDDPLSKLMTKLPRLKKAPLELYLDLRVFGVPQHVPVYITFSDALEVIGGDMMLNISIIQLWCMYMDTIVVDQGRSSMYGFVEPQTIQPSGNTLQNRQHYLQTWMDESKRDVYLVPYIDGMHWQLMVIIPKACKIIWFCSLHRKMKNDLRIILQGVIGKSRGQLVQILYPKYNQQLDSWECGFYVMCWIKTIIRVVITDDWNERFKSTSPIPEDTIKQIRQEWTAYLLQRWS, encoded by the exons ATGCAATCCATGACGCAAGGCAACATGGGGGCCGCTgaaactcccacaccacctcgtgtcagcactagaggatcatgctctgctgtagaacccactcagtatagcggtcagtatgagctgttggttgatggggatcccccacgcattgtggctgtcggacgagtgcttgaggaagggcagactattcatggtgttgccatattaccccagcacgtgcgtgtgacgattgacgaggttcAGGATCaccaggctcaggtgcctgtacccactccagaaattaactttgtgggggaggccataggatcatttattgcctggcctagagcattgatcatgtcacacatcgctactccacag ttcacacgtcctcaaaagcagccaattcatgatacagtcatacatgaagatgatgacatggctgaagcggaggatgatcctctatcaaagctaatgacaaaattacctaggttgaagaaagcaccattagaactatacttggatttgagagtatttggtgtTCCCCAacatgtgccagtttatatcacattctctgatgcattggaggtgattgggggagacatgatgttgaatatttccatcattcagctgtggtgcat gtacatggacacaatcgttgtagaccaaggtcggtcttccatgtacggatttgttgaacctcaaaccattcaaccgtctggtaacacacttcaaaacagacaacattatttgcaaacatggatggatgagtcaaaaagagacgtataccttgtgccatacattgatgg CATGCACTGGCaactgatggtcatcattcccaaagcatgtaaaattatatggttttgttcgttgcataggaagatgaaaaatgacttgagaataattcttcaagg agttattggtaaatcacgtggtcaactggttcaaattttgtatccaaag tataACCAGCaactagattcatgggaatgtggcttctatgtgatgtgttggattaagaccatcattcgagttgtcattacagatgactggaatgag cgcttcaagagtacatcgcctattccagaggacacaattaaacagataaggcaggagtggaccgcttatcttctgcaaagatggagttag
- the LOC108347928 gene encoding hydrolase pyvD isoform X2 — MTDAELRKSEAHNSCIPILGLGMFSVFELAFEDFAALCRNTSPLVGTVQPKGKGIEIAKPIIEALKRKGASAVGFAGFCWGARTVTNLGKTKLVQTSVLLHPSFITVDDIRGVEVPIAILGVEHDSIAPPKLLNQFKQVLDAKSKKQLGILIASCDISDGKLVTEEEKTISTSIS; from the exons ATGACTGATGCAGAACTGAGAAAATCAGAAGCACATAACTCATGTATCCCCATATTAGGGCTGGGCATG TTTTCAGTTTTTGAGCTCGCCTTCGAAGACTTTGCCGCACTCTGCCGTAACACTTCTCCTTTAGTTGGAACTGTGCAACCCAAAG GAAAAGGTATTGAAATTGCAAAACCTATTATTGAAGCCTTGAAAAGGAAAGGTGCTTCTGCTGTGGGATTTGCTGGTTTCTGTTGGGGTG CTAGAACTGTGACTAACCTTGGAAAAACCAAACTTGTTCAAACTTCTGTGCTTTTACATCCATCATTTATCACTGTGGATGACATCCGTG GTGTTGAAGTTCCAATTGCTATACTTGGAGTTGAGCATGACTCAATCGCTCCTCCAAAGCtcttaaatcaatttaaacaagtCTTAGATGCTAAATCTAAG AAGCAGCTGGGAATTCTAATTGCATCCTGTGATATTTCGGATGGAAAACTTGTCACTGAAGAAGAGAAAACAATAAGCACTTCTATAAGTTAA
- the LOC108337929 gene encoding HVA22-like protein c: MGASDNNNHFLQVVFNNFDVLALPLVTLAYPLYASIKAIETKSAADDQQWLTYWILYSILTLFELTFAKVLEVLPIWPFAKLIFSCWLVLPHFNGAAVVYRNYIRPFYMNPQIPIPQGSQMWYFPQKKSLFSESDDVLSAAERYMEEHGTEAFERLINKNDRQARARRNGNYMIFDDDYRY; this comes from the exons ATGGGTGCTTCGGACAACAACAACCACTTTCTTCAAGTTGTCTTCAATAACTTCGACGTTCTTGCTCT ACCCTTGGTTACGCTTGCTTACCCTTT ATATGCTTCAATTAAGGCGATCGAGACCAAGTCTGCTGCAGATGATCAGCAATGGCTCACATATTGGATTCTGTATTCCATTCTAACACTCTTTGAGCTCACATTTGCAAAAGTTCTTGAAGT GCTTCCCATTTGGCCCTTTGCCAAGTTGATATTCAGTTGTTGGTTGGTTCTGCCTCACTTCAATGGGGCTGCAGTTGTTTACAGGAATTACATCAGACCATTCTATATGAATCCACAAATCCCAATTCCACAAGGCTCACAAATGTGGTATTTTCCCCAAAAGAAATCCTTATTCAGTGAGTCAGATGATGTTTTAAGTGCTGCTGAGAGATACATGGAAGAGCATGGTACAGAAGCCTTTGAAAGACTTATAAACAAG AATGACAGACAGGCTAGGGCAAGGAGGAATGGAAATTACATGATCTTTGATGACGACTATAGATATtga
- the LOC108347928 gene encoding endo-1,3;1,4-beta-D-glucanase isoform X3: MTDAELRKSEAHNSFFELAFEDFAALCRNTSPLVGTVQPKGKGIEIAKPIIEALKRKGASAVGFAGFCWGARTVTNLGKTKLVQTSVLLHPSFITVDDIRGVEVPIAILGVEHDSIAPPKLLNQFKQVLDAKSKMAIKLQKQLGILIASCDISDGKLVTEEEKTISTSIS; the protein is encoded by the exons ATGACTGATGCAGAACTGAGAAAATCAGAAGCACATAACTCAT TTTTTGAGCTCGCCTTCGAAGACTTTGCCGCACTCTGCCGTAACACTTCTCCTTTAGTTGGAACTGTGCAACCCAAAG GAAAAGGTATTGAAATTGCAAAACCTATTATTGAAGCCTTGAAAAGGAAAGGTGCTTCTGCTGTGGGATTTGCTGGTTTCTGTTGGGGTG CTAGAACTGTGACTAACCTTGGAAAAACCAAACTTGTTCAAACTTCTGTGCTTTTACATCCATCATTTATCACTGTGGATGACATCCGTG GTGTTGAAGTTCCAATTGCTATACTTGGAGTTGAGCATGACTCAATCGCTCCTCCAAAGCtcttaaatcaatttaaacaagtCTTAGATGCTAAATCTAAG atGGCAATTAAATTGCAGAAGCAGCTGGGAATTCTAATTGCATCCTGTGATATTTCGGATGGAAAACTTGTCACTGAAGAAGAGAAAACAATAAGCACTTCTATAAGTTAA
- the LOC108347928 gene encoding endo-1,3;1,4-beta-D-glucanase isoform X4 — MYPHIRAGHVFELAFEDFAALCRNTSPLVGTVQPKGKGIEIAKPIIEALKRKGASAVGFAGFCWGARTVTNLGKTKLVQTSVLLHPSFITVDDIRGVEVPIAILGVEHDSIAPPKLLNQFKQVLDAKSKMAIKLQKQLGILIASCDISDGKLVTEEEKTISTSIS, encoded by the exons ATGTATCCCCATATTAGGGCTGGGCATG TTTTTGAGCTCGCCTTCGAAGACTTTGCCGCACTCTGCCGTAACACTTCTCCTTTAGTTGGAACTGTGCAACCCAAAG GAAAAGGTATTGAAATTGCAAAACCTATTATTGAAGCCTTGAAAAGGAAAGGTGCTTCTGCTGTGGGATTTGCTGGTTTCTGTTGGGGTG CTAGAACTGTGACTAACCTTGGAAAAACCAAACTTGTTCAAACTTCTGTGCTTTTACATCCATCATTTATCACTGTGGATGACATCCGTG GTGTTGAAGTTCCAATTGCTATACTTGGAGTTGAGCATGACTCAATCGCTCCTCCAAAGCtcttaaatcaatttaaacaagtCTTAGATGCTAAATCTAAG atGGCAATTAAATTGCAGAAGCAGCTGGGAATTCTAATTGCATCCTGTGATATTTCGGATGGAAAACTTGTCACTGAAGAAGAGAAAACAATAAGCACTTCTATAAGTTAA
- the LOC108327030 gene encoding putative pectate lyase 2, translating to MASRLRRSKVVTARLKASQWLYSGDAWEISFAKQSKINGLKMNVIDRCWRPNPEWRRHRSQLATCSVGYAGKMINNIGNDLVHYKVTDSSDDPINPKPNTLRYGTSIIQGKVWITFQKDMLITLEKPLLISSFTTIDGRGVNVHIANNACLMIFKATNIIIHNIRVHHCKPQAPGIVMGPEGKVIPLGHVDGDAIRLVTASKIWIDHNTLYDCQDGLLDVTRGSTDVTVSNNWFKNQDKVMLLGHDDGYVRDKNMKVTVVYNHFGPNCNQRMPRIRHGYAHVANNLYQGWLQYAIGGSMEPSLKSEANLFVAPTIGNKEVTWRKKDDISGDRLDFHSVKDMFENGASFTVKKGGRVQKPNYNKEQNFEVVDAKFLC from the exons ATGGCTTCACGGTTGCGGCGTAGCAAGGTGGTGACGGCGAGACTGAAGGCTTCGCAGTGGCTTTACAGCGGCGACGCTTGGGAAATTAG TTTCGCAAAGCAATCAAAGATAAatggtttgaaaatgaatgtTATTGATCGATGTTGGAGACCAAATCCCGAATGGAGGAGACATCGATCTCAGTTAGCCACATGTTCTGTGGGCTATGCTGGTAAGATGATAAATAACATTGGTAATGACCTTGTTCATTATAAAGTTACTGACTCTAGTGATGATCCtataaacccaaaacccaacaCCTTGAGATATGGAACTTCTATTATTCAAGGTAAAGTATGGATCACATTCCAGAAAGACATGCTCATTACATTAGAGAAACCTCTTCTCATTAGCAGTTTTACTACTATCGATGGTCGAGGTGTTAACGTCCACATTGCTAATAATGCATGTTTAATGATCTTTAAG GCCACCAACATAATTATCCATAACATTCGAGTTCATCATTGTAAACCCCAAGCCCCTGGGATTGTAATGGGGCCCGAAGGAAAGGTTATTCCTTTAGGTCATGTAGACGGAGATGCAATAAGATTGGTTACTGCTTCAAAGATTTGGATTGACCATAATACATTGTATGATTGTCAAGACGGTTTGCTAGATGTAACACGAGGTTCCACTGATGTGACTGTCTCCAATAATTGGTTCAAAAACCAAGATAAAGTCATGCTTCTTGGACATGATGATGGATATGTGAGAGACAAAAATATGAAGGTTACAGTCGTGTACAACCATTTTGGACCTAATTGTAATCAACGTATGCCAAG GATTCGTCATGGATATGCGCATGTAGCCAATAATCTTTATCAAGGATGGCTTCAGTATGCAATTGGTGGAAGCATGGAACCAAGCCTCAAAAGTGAAGCTAATCTCTTTGTAGCACCAACCATAGGAAATAAAGAG GTGACATGGAGAAAAAAGGATGATATAAGTGGAGATAGATTGGATTTTCATTCCGTAAAGGATATGTTTGAGAATGGAGCTTCATTCACCGTAAAAAAAGGAGGACGTGTgcaaaaaccaaattataataagGAACAAAATTTCGAAGTTGTTGATGCCAAATTT CTATGTTGA
- the LOC108347928 gene encoding uncharacterized protein LOC108347928 isoform X6 — MTDAELRKSEAHNSCIPILGLGMFSVFELAFEDFAALCRNTSPLVGTVQPKGKGIEIAKPIIEALKRKGASAVGFAGFCWGGVEVPIAILGVEHDSIAPPKLLNQFKQVLDAKSKKQLGILIASCDISDGKLVTEEEKTISTSIS; from the exons ATGACTGATGCAGAACTGAGAAAATCAGAAGCACATAACTCATGTATCCCCATATTAGGGCTGGGCATG TTTTCAGTTTTTGAGCTCGCCTTCGAAGACTTTGCCGCACTCTGCCGTAACACTTCTCCTTTAGTTGGAACTGTGCAACCCAAAG GAAAAGGTATTGAAATTGCAAAACCTATTATTGAAGCCTTGAAAAGGAAAGGTGCTTCTGCTGTGGGATTTGCTGGTTTCTGTTGGGGTG GTGTTGAAGTTCCAATTGCTATACTTGGAGTTGAGCATGACTCAATCGCTCCTCCAAAGCtcttaaatcaatttaaacaagtCTTAGATGCTAAATCTAAG AAGCAGCTGGGAATTCTAATTGCATCCTGTGATATTTCGGATGGAAAACTTGTCACTGAAGAAGAGAAAACAATAAGCACTTCTATAAGTTAA
- the LOC108347928 gene encoding uncharacterized protein LOC108347928 isoform X5 produces MTDAELRKSEAHNSCIPILGLGMFSVFELAFEDFAALCRNTSPLVGTVQPKGKGIEIAKPIIEALKRKGASAVGFAGFCWGGVEVPIAILGVEHDSIAPPKLLNQFKQVLDAKSKMAIKLQKQLGILIASCDISDGKLVTEEEKTISTSIS; encoded by the exons ATGACTGATGCAGAACTGAGAAAATCAGAAGCACATAACTCATGTATCCCCATATTAGGGCTGGGCATG TTTTCAGTTTTTGAGCTCGCCTTCGAAGACTTTGCCGCACTCTGCCGTAACACTTCTCCTTTAGTTGGAACTGTGCAACCCAAAG GAAAAGGTATTGAAATTGCAAAACCTATTATTGAAGCCTTGAAAAGGAAAGGTGCTTCTGCTGTGGGATTTGCTGGTTTCTGTTGGGGTG GTGTTGAAGTTCCAATTGCTATACTTGGAGTTGAGCATGACTCAATCGCTCCTCCAAAGCtcttaaatcaatttaaacaagtCTTAGATGCTAAATCTAAG atGGCAATTAAATTGCAGAAGCAGCTGGGAATTCTAATTGCATCCTGTGATATTTCGGATGGAAAACTTGTCACTGAAGAAGAGAAAACAATAAGCACTTCTATAAGTTAA
- the LOC128196440 gene encoding probable membrane-associated kinase regulator 6, which yields MLKLLLKVSTIFRSCCSICPLLDLDRIDELSPCGHHCFVTISYTNNVFVAYTFFIHHNLKNRCLQMETSLPLATDSFSYGWLSNCKPFANDLQELLRESSSTCNSPLMEEWQSFNFDISFTHSPAVLAHADELFSNGLIKPLFVGPSKLDSCKTTQDSTLQSQPVSSFSSRIVSPRTLQIHHGFLTRWKTSTCRTLRNLSRYVNQLCQRVASSRKNTKVDDFDKEDWLVNSWSSSHQASPKSSSISPIGALHDHENSIYEAVLHCKRSIER from the exons ATGTTGAAGTTACTACTTAAAGTGAGTACAATTTTTCGCTCATGTTGTTCCATTTGTCCCCTGCTTGACCTTGATAGAATAGACGAACTTTCCCCTTGTGGTCATCATTGTTTTGTCACTATAAGCTATACCAATAACGTCTTTGTTgcatatactttttttattcatcataaCCTGAAAAATCGTTGCTTGCAAATGGAAACCTCACTGCCTCTAGCCACTGATAGCTTCTCTTATGGTTGGTTATCAAACTGCAAACCCTTTGCAAATGACCTTCAGGAACTTCTGAGGGAATCATCATCTACGTGCAATTCCCCATTAATGGAAGAATGGCAAAGcttcaattttgatatttcttTCACTCACTCTCCTGCTGTTCTTGCTCATGCTGATGAACTTTTCTCTAATGGCCTTATCAAACCACTCTTTGTTGGCCCTTCCAAGTTAGACTCCTGCAAAACCACCCAAGATTCCACACTCCAATCCCAGCCtgtttcttccttttcttctagAATTGTTTCTCCAAGAACTCTGCAAATTCATCATGGTTTTCTCACAAGGTGGAAAACCTCCACATGTAGAACCTTGAGAAACCTTTCTAGGTATGTCAACCAACTATGCCAGAGAGTTGCAAGCTCAAGGAAAAATACTAAAGTTGATGATTTTGACAAGGAAGACTGGCTTGTTAATAGCTGGAGCAGTTCACACCAAGCATCTCCAAAATCAAGCTCTATCAGTCCAATTGGTGCTTTGCATGATCATGAGAACTCAATCTATGAAGCAGTTCTCCACTGCAAAAGATCAATAG AAAGATAA